The window CGGTGTCTCCGTTATCGCCGCCGCGGCGAGGGAGAGCACCTTTGAAACTGGTCAGCAGCCGAATAATGCACAAATAAGGCGAGGCCGGATCGCTTTCTTAGTTGGTGCGATTTTTTGTGTTGGAATGCTTCTTGGTGGTAGGAACTGGTGGAGTACCGTGGAGGCCCAGTACCGGGCTAATATGTTTAAACCGTTAAAGATAGAGTCCCAGGTCCGTCTGGAGAACAAAGTCAGAATCCTTTCTGTTAATATAGTAGACGATCGGTGGACATCCGGTCGCTTGCCACCTCTCATTCCAGATCATGGCAAGATGATGCACATGTACTTTATCCGACTGCCGGAATTCGACGGCTTTGCCCACATTCATCCGAAGGTCCAGAGCGATGACCAGTTCGATGTGATTGTGCCGCCCCTCCCTGATGGGGAGTACGCCATTTTTGCCGATATCACTCATGAAACAGGTTTCTCTCAGACCTTAATAGATACTGTTACAGTGCCGGAATATCATCCCGATGAAGAGTTGCTCAGCGCGTCCCTGGAGCGCGATATGGATGATTCGTGGCGGGAAATCAAACCGTACCGTAAGACTGCTCAAAGCAAAGACGTCAGTTTTCTTGAGGATGGATCGACAATGACATGGTTGAATATGCCTGATGAGATTGCCATCGATGAGGAACTGGAGTGGCAATTCAGAGTCAATCTCTCTAGTGGCTCACCCGCAGTTCTGGAGCCCTACATGGGGATGATGAGCCACTGTGCCGTACTCAGGACAGATGGAAAAGTCTTTGTTCACATGCATCCCACCGGTACCATCTCCATGGCTTCGCAGATGCTGTTTGAGAGACAGGCCGGAGAGATGGATCATTCCATGCATGGCCAAATGCAGGGAAATGAAAACCAAAAAGGAACGGTTACCTTCCCACCCTTTGAATTCTCTGAAGCGGGTGATTACCGAATATGGATTCAGGTGAAAGTGGGTGGGAAAGTGTTGAGCGGTTACTTTGATATGAAAGTTAATCCGCCAAGAACGTAAATAGTACTAAGGGAGAAAGATCATGAGAACAATCCTTCTGATATGCTTAGTTCTTTTTTCGAACATTCATGGACAGTCCGATATTGATAAAGGGAAAGCATGGTATGACCGGCGGTCTGAAGGGGCAAGCGGCTCTAGGGCCGTGTCTACTCCCATAGATTCAGCCATTTCATACTTTGAAGGCTTACTGGATGGTGGAGATGGAAAAGAGGCCGCTCTCATGCTCGTTAAAGCTCTCTATTTTAAAGGTGAATACACTACAAATAACAAGGAAGAGAAAAAGGCTATTTTCGACCGCGGAAAGCGCTTTGCGGAAAACTACATAGATCGTTACCCTAACTCAGTTTCATTTCGCTACTGGTACCTGGTCAATCTGGGAAGCTGGTCAAAAGCTTATGGTATTCTTACTGCTGCCCGGGAAGGAGTAGCGGACCTTATGAAGGAACATTCTGAAAAGATTATTGAACTCGATCCCGTTTACGAGAACGGAGGGGGATATTTCATGCTCGGGGCTGTCCATTATGAATCACCCTATATACCCTTTTTACTCTCTTGGCCGGATAATGACGATGCTATCGTATGGCTCCGCAAAGCCGTAGAAACCGGCGACGCAAGGTTAGTTCAGATGGTCTATCTTGCAAAGGCATTGCACAAAGATGGGCAGAAAAGTGAGGCCATCACCTTGCTGGAGAATGTGGCAAATACAAAGCCTTCATTCTCATCGCTGGTAGAGGAACGAGACGAGGTTCGCGAAGCCAAAGATTTGCTCGAAGAATACAGATAGTCACTGAATCGTATTGAACTCTCGACGGAATCGTTATAAATTATCCGTCGTGAAGCTGCGAATGAAACCTCGGAGCATTTTCATTCCGGTTCTTTTCATCATGGGGTTGCTCTCAGGTGGCCCGGTGACGGCTCAGACCGATGAGGATTTTCTAGGAATGGGGCTAGCCAAACCCACTTCTGGATTTTCCCTGGAAACTGCTGATTTCGGGAACGGTATGAGTCTTTTCTTCACTCGTCCTATCAATATAAAATTGCAGTGGTTCGGACAATTCAAAATGATGGACGTTACTGGTGAAGCTGAAATGCCTGTTGTTGATTACTGGACAGGGTATGTTTACAAGGCTAATCCGTTCAACCTGTGGCTCATGCCGGCTTTAACTGGTTTCAAGTTCCATCCTTTCATTGGTTTAATCGCCAATAATTTTTCACCTTTTGTTATGGTGGCAGGGGGCCCCGTTATTATTATGGATGTTCCCGAGTACGGGAAGTTCACCTACAAAATGAATAATATTGAGACGACATTTAATGGAGGTTTTGTATTTGGTGCCGGTATCGATTTTATGATGCAGCCCGAACGGGTCATGTCTCTTTTTCTTGGCTACGATTATATTAGTATCGGCGATGTGGTTGAAGGGCGGGACCACTACGGAGGTACTGTCCTGAAGATTATGATCGGCCGAAAATTAAAATAGCCTTGCCGGAGCGCAGACACTTTATCATCAATCCCAAAAGTCTTAGGGGGGACCGTTTTGTCCTGAACGGTCAGGAGGGCCGTCATGCTGCCAGAGTGGCTAGAATGAATTCGGGTGATGGAATTACATTGCTGGATAGATCGGGTGCTGCCTACGAAGCGGTTGTGGAAACTGTGAACGGTGAAAGAATAGAGGGTAGGATTGATTACAAAATCGACCGCTACCACGAACCGGCAATTAACATCTATCTTGGAGTCGGTATTTTAAAAGGGGCGAAGATGGATGCCGTTATCGAAAAATGTACGGAATTAGGTGTTCGTTCTATCACACCACTGGTTCTGGAAAACAGCGTTAAGCTGAGCATCAACCTGCAACGGCTTCAAAAAATTTCCCTTTCCGCCATGAAACAGTGCGGTAGGGGTGGGCAGCCTGAAGTAAATGATGTCCAAAAGCTTTCTGCGTGGGTTGACAAAAGTTCAGGAGAATCCAAATTCGTGCTTCACGATTCACCTGAGAGTGTTACCCTTGCTGCTCATCTAACGTCGTCTTCGCCCTGTTCTGAAGTTTGGCTTGCAGTTGGTTCTGAAGGTGGTTTTTCGCCCACGGAAGTAGAGACCTTTTCTGCTGCTGGCTTTAGGCATGCGTCACTGGGCTCCAGACGTCTCCGGGCCGAAACAGCCGCTATTGTGTCCGTGGCGCTTAGTGAGCAGATTCTAAGTCAGGAGCCGGCTGTTGAGTGACTGTCTTTTTTGCAAAATTGTGGATAAGGAGATTCCTGGTGATATTGTCTATGATTCTGATTCCGTTCTCGCATTCAACGACATCAGTCCTCAGGCACCACATCACGTTTTGATCATACCTAAGAAACATATCCCAACTTTGAATGACATTTCCATTAATGACCGTGATGTAGTAGGTGAACTTCATCTGGTGGCAAAACAAGTCGCTGATGAGCGAGGCATCTCCGGAAGCGGTTACAGGACAGTTTTCAATTGCAACAGCGATGCGGGTCAGGCTGTTTTTCATATTCATCTTCATCTACTTGGGGGACGAAAAATGAGCTGGCCGCCCGGCTAGGTTTCTCAATCGCGGAGAAATTTTCAGAATGATACCTCGGACTTATCTTTTTATAAGAATCATATTTAAATCTTAATCAGGGATAGGTATGTATATATCAGAACTGGAGCTGCACGGTTTTAAATCATTCGCAAATAAACAACGTCTATCGTTTGGTGAAGGGATTACAGCTGTGGTGGGTCCCAACGGATGCGGCAAAACGAATATTGTGGATGCCGTTCGCTGGGTTTTGGGAGAGCAAAAAATCCGCTTGCTTCGGTCAGCCCGCCTTGATGACATTATTTTTAACGGGTCGGATGCCAAGAAGGCATTGAGTGTCTGCGAAGTTTCTCTCACTGTTCACAATAACAAGGGGATGCTACCGCTTGAATACAACGATGTGGAGATTACCCGCCGCATTTTTCGCAATGGTGAAAGTGAATATATGATCAACCGCAACGGTTGCCGTTTGAAAGACATTCACAACCTTTTTGTCGATACGGGTATGGGTGCCGATGCCTATTCCGTTATTGAGCTTAAAATGATCGAACATATCCTCAGTGAAAGCGCCGAGGATCGCCGCCGCATGTTCGAAGAGGCTGCAGGAATCAACAAGTACCGGCATCAGCGGCGGGCGACACTCTTAAAGCTCGACGCCACACATGCGGATCTGGAACGAGTCGATGACATCGTTAGTGAAGTGGAAAATAAGGTGCACAGTCTGCAGCTTCAGATGAAGCGGTACAAACGGCATGCAAAGCTGGTAGAACAGTTGCGGGACAGCGAGATTGCTCTTGCGTCTCTCAGGCGTCAGTTCATCCTGAAAGAATTGGATCCTCTCAGGAAAAATGTTGACACCTTTGGCAAACAACATTCCACCCGTATGGATGAAGAGAAAGGTCGGGAGGACTCTCTTGAAAAATTACGCAAGGAATATGAGAAGCAGCGGGAGGAACTGTCCAAGATCCAGTCTGAAATTGATTCACTTTCCGAGGAACGGCAGATCTGCAGTAATCAAATGCTTATCCTGTCTGAGCAGGAGCGAGGTGCTGAACAGACCATTGAACGCCTGAATGATGAGAAGATTGACGGTGAGAGGAAGAAAAAATCTCACTATCACCGCATTAAGGAGCTGGATGCCGAGTCCGCGGCCTTAGAACCGAAAGTTAAATCGGTGACATTAGAGTACGAGTCTTTGAAAGATACCCTTGACAGTAGCGATGCAAAATATAGTGATTCCAGAAAGCGACTTGATTTTTTGTCCGAAACA of the Candidatus Neomarinimicrobiota bacterium genome contains:
- a CDS encoding 16S rRNA (uracil(1498)-N(3))-methyltransferase → MKIALPERRHFIINPKSLRGDRFVLNGQEGRHAARVARMNSGDGITLLDRSGAAYEAVVETVNGERIEGRIDYKIDRYHEPAINIYLGVGILKGAKMDAVIEKCTELGVRSITPLVLENSVKLSINLQRLQKISLSAMKQCGRGGQPEVNDVQKLSAWVDKSSGESKFVLHDSPESVTLAAHLTSSSPCSEVWLAVGSEGGFSPTEVETFSAAGFRHASLGSRRLRAETAAIVSVALSEQILSQEPAVE
- a CDS encoding histidine triad nucleotide-binding protein produces the protein MSDCLFCKIVDKEIPGDIVYDSDSVLAFNDISPQAPHHVLIIPKKHIPTLNDISINDRDVVGELHLVAKQVADERGISGSGYRTVFNCNSDAGQAVFHIHLHLLGGRKMSWPPG